A stretch of Henckelia pumila isolate YLH828 chromosome 4, ASM3356847v2, whole genome shotgun sequence DNA encodes these proteins:
- the LOC140866694 gene encoding protein MKS1-like, with amino-acid sequence MDTPDIPFSRSPRREIQGPRPTPLKVRKDSHKIRKPPVAPPPAAASGSQNHYHPHAPPPPRPPVIIYTVSPKIIHANPNEFMSLVQRLTGPNSNISTTSNYSNNFQFQDNSGAISPAARLASIEKTRSPEGRKAPQQLVADYYDDMGMGSSIQGIEIGSDIQRTSQFPGILSPNPNALPPIPPNFFSPPSDIHSNPLNFFQEYFTSPAALHSNTTTFLLPSPSTLFSPQINMPSPNTLHLFNTLFDL; translated from the coding sequence ATGGACACGCCGGACATCCCATTTTCCCGTTCTCCCAGACGCGAGATCCAGGGTCCCCGCCCGACCCCACTCAAAGTACGCAAAGACTCCCACAAGATCCGGAAACCACCGGTGGCGCCGCCTCCAGCAGCAGCTTCTGGTTCTCAGAACCACTACCACCCCCACGCGCCGCCTCCGCCGCGGCCGCCTGTCATTATATACACCGTCTCCCCCAAGATCATCCATGCAAACCCTAACGAGTTCATGTCCCTAGTACAACGTTTGACCGGCCCAAACTCAAATATTAGTACTACTTCCAATTACTCTAATAATTTCCAGTTTCAAGACAACTCCGGGGCCATTTCCCCGGCGGCGCGTTTGGCTTCCATCGAGAAGACCAGGTCGCCGGAAGGAAGAAAAGCACCGCAGCAGCTGGTTGCTGATTATTATGATGACATGGGAATGGGATCGTCGATCCAAGGGATAGAGATAGGATCAGATATCCAGAGGACTTCACAGTTCCCTGGAATCTTATCCCCTAATCCAAATGCTCTTCCTCCAATCCCACCAAACTTCTTCTCCCCTCCATCTGATATTCATTCAAATCCCCTAAACTTTTTTCAAGAATATTTCACGAGCCCCGCTGCTTTACACAGTAACACTACTACTTTCCTCCTCCCAAGTCCTTCTACTTTATTTTCACCTCAAATCAACATGCCTTCTCCAAATACTTTACATCTTTTCAATACTTTGTTTGACCTTTAA
- the LOC140865668 gene encoding PHD finger-containing protein 1-like, translating to METVCLQCGNKGYDNAFVFCVKCVAFAVHRYCLDVVPEHFDEFVHWVCDDCEAEQQTRTVSTRKNLEKDFVSIETKEHVYEDFPQHLYDPCTKFDSIEGPKASNENSSEEFRGLNNEKKEKIEQNSQQLEQGEDRYNKTQQTKLSDFIPLKANMKRKRSKTKKSTVKKNYSNSSKKPFVECENIDHHKPIKLASDDPIACEMKGKKISELGMMENPVLPCNTSSKSSDKKKTTLLSSGTNSEKQNQESNGVICVNHCVGTRMEGGVICTSNGHEENGELEAGKEFPQDTNMLECSTCAEPIITPIWSGSFNMSGKRRDILDGLKGHVSNKACQKVYEEIRLFQQDLHLKMLPQSDVWPKRFELSDPNEEDIALFFFPSEMSEPAYDRLIDDMRDKELALKGVVQNAEILIFTSMVLPLLYWRFNKKYYLWGVFRAKQPQSIGSQFTYSETVE from the exons ATG GAGACAGTATGTTTGCAGTGTGGCAATAAAGGATATGACAATGCTTTTGTATTTTGTGTCAAATGTGTGGCTTTTGCTGTCCATCG ATATTGTTTGGATGTAGTACCAGAACATTTTGATGAATTTGTTCATTGGGTTTGTGATGACTGCGAAGCAGAACAACAGACCCGAACAGTTTCTACTCGAAAAAATTTGGAGAAAGATTTTGTATCAATTGAGACCAAGGAACATGTCTATGAGGATTTCCCTCAGCATTTATACGATCCTTGTACAAAGTTCGACTCGATTGAAGGTCCCAAAGCATCCAATGAGAATTCTTCTGAGGAATTCAGAGGGTTGAACAatgagaaaaaagaaaaaatcgaGCAGAACTCCCAACAACTTGAGCAAGGAGAAGATCGGTATAATAAGACGCAGCAAACGAAGTTGTCAGATTTTATTCCTCTGAAAGCGAACATGAAGAGAAAAAGAAGTAAGACTAAGAAATCTACTGTGAAGAAAAACTACAGTAACTCCTCCAAGAAACCTTTTGTGGAATGCGAAAACATAGACCATCACAAGCCTATTAAATTGGCAAGTGATGATCCTATAGCTTGTGAAATGAAGGGAAAGAAAATTTCTGAGCTTGGGATGATGGAGAATCCTGTGTTACCTTGTAACACATCTTCTAAAagttcagacaagaagaagacaACTCTTCTGTCTTCAGGAACTAATTCGGAGAAGCAAAATCAGGAAAGCAACGGAGTCATATGTGTAAATCATTGTGTTGGCACGAGGATGGAGGGCGGGGTCATCTGCACGAGTAATGGCCACGAGGAGAATGGAGAATTAGAAGCTGGAAAAGAGTTTCCTCAAGACACAAATATGCTTGAATGCTCTACATGTGCTGAACCAATAATCACGCCAATTTGGAG TGGAAGTTTTAACATGTCTGGGAAAAGACGTGACATTCTCGATGGACTCAAAGGCCACGTTTCTAACAAAGCATGCCAGAAAGTGTACGAGGAAATAAGGTTGTTTCAACAGGATCTTCACCTGAAAATGCTTCCACAGTCTGATGTATGGCCAAAACGTTTTGAGTTATCAGATCCCAATGAAGAAGATATtgctctctttttctttccatccGAGATGAG TGAACCTGCTTATGATCGATTGATTGATGACATGAGGGATAAAGAACTCGCTTTAAAAGGTGTTGTTCAGAATGCGGAGATCTTGATTTTTACTTCCATGGTTTTGCCACTGTTGTACTGGA GATTTAACAAGAAGTATTATCTATGGGGCGTATTTAGGGCAAAGCAACCCCAATCCATTGGATCCCAATTCACTTACAGTGAAACTGTGGAATGA
- the LOC140860306 gene encoding tubby-like F-box protein 8 yields MSFRSLARELRDSIGSLSRRGFEVQLAGHHRGKSHGAVHELHDQPVVIQSSCWAGLPPELLRDVIKRLEESESSWPGRRHVVACAAVCRSWRQMCLEIVQSPELCGKLTFPVSLKQPGPRDGTVQCFIKRDKLNLNYHLFLCLSPALLVENGKFLLSAKRNRKTTCTEYVISMDADKISRSSRSYIGKLRSNFLGTKFIIYDTQPPYNSSNIPAPGNTSRRFRSKKVSPKVSIGSHNIAQITYELNVLGTRGPRKMQCIMHSIPVSSLEPGATVPGQPELLPQSLDDSFRSISFSKSMGSSTEFGSARFSDMVISSHEDEDTLKERPLVLKNKPPRWHEQLQCWCLNFRGRVTVASVKNFQLIAASQPAAGAPTPSQPTQSDHDKVILQFGKVGKDMFTMDYRYPLSAFQAFAICLSSFDTKLACE; encoded by the exons ATGTCATTTCGTAGCCTAGCTCGTGAGTTAAGGGATAGTATTGGAAGCTTATCGAGACGAGGTTTTGAAGTACAGCTTGCTGGTCATCACCGTGGTAAGTCTCATGGTGCTGTTCACGAGTTGCATGATCAGCCTGTAGTTATACAGAGCAGTTGTTGGGCTGGTCTTCCTCCAGAGTTACTCCGCGACGTGATTAAGAGGTTGGAGGAGAGCGAGAGTTCGTGGCCTGGTCGGAGACATGTTGTTGCCTGTGCAGCTGTCTGTAGATCGTGGAGGCAGATGTGCCTGGAAATTGTTCAGAGTCCCGAGCTTTGTGGAAAACTGACCTTTCCCGTGTCTCTCAAACAA CCTGGCCCACGAGATGGAACTGTACAATGCTTCATTAAGAGAGACAAGTTGAATTTGAATTACCATCTGTTCCTTTGCCTAAGCCCTG CTTTACTTGTAGAGAATGGCAAATTTCTTCTTTCTGCAAAACGGAATCGCAAAACAACTTGTACAGAGTATGTAATTTCAATGGATGCTGATAAAATATCAAGGTCAAGTCGCAGTTACATTGGAAAACTTAG GTCTAATTTTCTTGGTACCAAGTTCATAATATACGATACACAGCCACCATACAACAGCTCCAATATTCCCGCTCCTGGTAATACCAGCCGTAGGTTCCGCTCTAAGAAAGTTTCTCCAAAAGTCTCGATTGGAAGTCACAATATTGCTCAAATCACGTACGAACTTAATGTTCTAGGAACTCGGGGCCCACGTAAAATGCAGTGCATCATGCACTCTATTCCTGTTTCCTCACTGGAGCCTGGTGCTACTGTCCCTGGTCAACCCGAACTCCTTCCCCAATCTCTTGATGATTCATTCAGGAGTATTTCCTTTTCAAAATCCATGGGTAGCTCCACAGAATTTGGCAGTGCTAGGTTTTCAGACATGGTCATCAGTTCGCATGAGGACGAGGATACCTTGAAAGAAAGACCTTTGGTTCTGAAGAACAAACCACCGAGATGGCATGAACAGTTGCAGTGTTGGTGCCTCAATTTCCGTGGGCGAGTGACTGTTGCTTCTGTCAAGAATTTCCAGCTTATCGCTGCCTCGCAGCCTGCTGCTGGTGCACCTACACCATCTCAACCGACACAATCTGATCATGACAAGGTCATTTTGCAATTTGGTAAGGTTGGTAAAGATATGTTCACCATGGATTATCGGTACCCTTTATCTGCGTTTCAGGCCTTTGCCATCTGTTTAAGCAGCTTCGATACCAAGCTGGCATGTGAATAA